From one Pontibacillus sp. HMF3514 genomic stretch:
- a CDS encoding HAD family hydrolase, which produces MIKLFITDLDGTLLGMNHSLKQKDITAVQSLDEKGIDFGVASGRMDHEILEVLKKVEVGAHRVSQNGAFLYDRDDQHIHSQTFEGPLAKRILDVIEEEPLIKTVSTADSTYTAKHSKWIDLISEQLFHDIIVEPSLRDHVGTKIHASKISLNGTEHEITEAYERIHSSLQGDVDIFISHESCVDIMPKAINKGTGIQALLDTLDVNPEEIVCIGDSFNDLSMFELTPHSYAMSGAHPKVKEKANHVVDHVYEAIEDIEKKMKDECSTF; this is translated from the coding sequence ATGATCAAACTATTTATAACAGATTTGGATGGTACTTTATTGGGGATGAACCATTCTTTAAAACAGAAAGATATTACAGCTGTTCAATCCCTGGATGAAAAAGGAATAGACTTTGGTGTTGCCTCAGGACGAATGGATCACGAAATCCTTGAAGTATTGAAAAAAGTAGAAGTAGGTGCTCACCGTGTAAGCCAAAATGGTGCATTTCTTTATGATCGTGATGACCAACATATTCATTCTCAAACATTTGAAGGTCCTCTTGCTAAAAGAATTCTTGATGTTATAGAGGAAGAACCATTAATTAAGACCGTATCTACTGCTGATTCCACCTACACCGCAAAGCATAGCAAGTGGATTGATTTGATTTCTGAACAACTGTTCCATGACATTATTGTGGAGCCTAGCTTGCGTGACCATGTTGGTACAAAAATTCACGCTTCTAAAATCTCATTGAACGGAACGGAACACGAGATTACGGAAGCCTATGAACGTATCCACTCATCACTACAAGGCGATGTAGATATTTTTATATCCCATGAGTCTTGTGTTGATATAATGCCTAAAGCAATCAACAAGGGAACAGGAATTCAAGCATTACTTGATACACTTGATGTTAATCCTGAAGAAATCGTGTGTATAGGGGATTCATTCAACGATCTGTCCATGTTTGAGTTAACTCCCCATAGTTATGCAATGTCAGGCGCACACCCTAAAGTAAAAGAGAAAGCAAACCATGTAGTCGATCATGTTTATGAAGCAATCGAAGATATTGAAAAAAAGATGAAAGATGAGTGTAGCACATTCTAA
- a CDS encoding DUF4247 domain-containing protein, translating to MKTKGVIIAILSVLFLTSCSQGFAELDRGMQNTYTFPEEPSKQTLMNRMENRSFQSAQDFVSSTFPLLDRVQGNQSNQEARIYVTQRFGVQELANIVKEKYEPDRESDYNNGKKVLIYANTFITFKQSEQSSDVTLIEMASDQFVRNNYSPNFFDGLFALWVLDEVLDVDDWGKKRRKACLSGDCYGGYSSKKFRSDSSGSFRGSSGRGGGPSSGK from the coding sequence TTGAAAACAAAAGGGGTTATTATTGCTATTTTATCTGTTTTATTCTTAACAAGTTGTAGCCAAGGATTTGCTGAGTTAGATCGAGGTATGCAAAATACATATACATTCCCTGAAGAGCCTAGCAAACAGACTTTAATGAATAGAATGGAAAATAGAAGCTTTCAAAGTGCTCAGGATTTTGTAAGTAGTACATTTCCATTATTGGATCGAGTTCAAGGAAATCAAAGTAATCAAGAAGCCCGTATCTATGTAACACAGCGGTTTGGTGTACAAGAGCTCGCTAATATCGTTAAAGAAAAATACGAACCAGACCGTGAGAGCGATTATAACAATGGCAAAAAAGTGTTGATTTATGCCAATACCTTTATCACGTTTAAACAAAGTGAACAGAGTAGTGATGTCACGTTAATCGAAATGGCAAGTGATCAATTCGTTCGAAATAATTATTCTCCAAACTTCTTCGATGGATTGTTTGCCCTATGGGTTTTAGATGAAGTGTTAGACGTGGATGATTGGGGCAAAAAGAGAAGAAAAGCTTGCTTAAGTGGAGATTGTTATGGAGGATATTCTAGCAAAAAGTTTCGTTCTGATTCATCGGGGAGTTTCCGAGGATCATCTGGACGTGGAGGCGGACCTAGTTCCGGAAAATAA
- a CDS encoding DUF350 domain-containing protein, translating into MGPFLLTLLYFVVAIVVVVIGLFIFENLTRQYKDWDEIGKGNTAIALSVTGKIIGICIILSFAIYNSAQILDTVIWGIVGVVLQMVAYLVFEGLTRKFSVEEKLHENNVAVGIVTLGVSIGLAFVIGASIT; encoded by the coding sequence ATGGGACCATTTTTATTAACATTATTATATTTTGTTGTAGCAATTGTGGTGGTTGTGATTGGACTATTCATTTTTGAAAACTTAACAAGGCAGTATAAAGATTGGGATGAAATAGGAAAAGGAAATACAGCTATTGCTTTGTCTGTAACAGGTAAAATTATAGGGATTTGTATTATTTTATCGTTTGCGATTTATAACTCCGCACAAATTTTGGATACAGTTATCTGGGGAATTGTAGGTGTTGTGTTGCAAATGGTTGCTTACCTTGTTTTTGAAGGATTAACACGCAAGTTTTCAGTTGAAGAAAAACTTCATGAAAATAATGTGGCTGTAGGAATCGTAACCCTGGGCGTATCCATTGGCTTAGCCTTTGTCATCGGTGCTTCCATTACATAA
- a CDS encoding polyamine aminopropyltransferase, whose translation MSDIATRKSKTIYWASGIVSICGIIFEVLFGALGSYILGDGVKQYTLTISLFLTGMGVGASLSEKVMKDLISAFIKVEFAVALLGGLSSFIMFAMSAFAPAGSDALFLYLITFIIGALTGIELPILIRKANEIGVELNKSTARVLFSDYAGGLIGGLLFVFYFRPEMGMVKSAFVVGAINLSVALVMLWLFRNEIRHMVGYVIIGSIIGLILLAGTFFGEETVYRFEQKLYKDPIIHMEETAYQRIVVTKDQSDVRMFLNGALQFSSSDEYRYHEPLVHLPMAQAENPKNILILGGGDGLAARELMKYKGLDKITLVDLDPRVVELANQNVHLLNLNEGALKRDIVHVVHQDAFEFMEESHQWYDVIIVDLPDPNNESLNKLYTKEFYSLLRNHLSPNGAMMVQSTSPVFATSVYWTISETIASTGLHTENFHVDIPSFGNWGFVLGSREKINTDKLQVNVPTRFLSDDIIPALTFFGKDEDEKIMKNGEQVNLEPNTLIRPHLIEKYEQAWKNY comes from the coding sequence ATGAGTGATATTGCAACAAGAAAAAGTAAGACGATTTATTGGGCATCAGGAATTGTCTCGATCTGTGGAATTATTTTTGAAGTGTTATTTGGTGCCTTAGGCTCGTACATATTAGGGGATGGGGTTAAGCAGTACACCTTAACGATCTCGCTCTTTTTAACGGGGATGGGAGTAGGAGCTTCCTTAAGTGAAAAAGTGATGAAGGATCTAATCAGCGCTTTTATTAAAGTGGAGTTTGCTGTCGCTCTGTTAGGTGGATTATCGAGCTTTATCATGTTTGCCATGTCAGCATTTGCTCCAGCAGGTTCAGACGCATTGTTCTTATACTTGATAACCTTTATTATCGGAGCTCTCACCGGTATTGAACTTCCTATACTTATTCGTAAGGCTAATGAAATCGGAGTCGAATTAAATAAAAGTACTGCCCGCGTGTTATTTTCGGATTATGCAGGTGGTTTAATTGGTGGGCTTTTATTTGTTTTTTATTTCAGACCAGAAATGGGTATGGTTAAAAGTGCGTTTGTCGTAGGTGCGATCAACTTAAGTGTAGCGCTTGTGATGTTGTGGTTATTCCGAAATGAAATCCGTCACATGGTTGGGTATGTAATTATAGGATCTATCATCGGCTTGATCTTATTAGCTGGAACATTTTTTGGAGAAGAGACCGTATATCGATTTGAGCAAAAATTATATAAAGACCCTATCATTCACATGGAAGAAACTGCATATCAAAGAATCGTTGTTACTAAGGATCAGAGTGATGTTCGTATGTTTCTAAATGGTGCCCTTCAATTTAGTTCTTCTGATGAATATCGGTATCATGAGCCTCTTGTACACCTTCCGATGGCTCAAGCAGAAAACCCCAAAAACATTCTTATACTTGGCGGAGGAGATGGTCTGGCTGCAAGAGAACTAATGAAATATAAGGGCTTAGATAAAATAACCTTGGTAGATCTAGATCCTCGTGTTGTTGAGTTAGCTAATCAAAATGTACACCTCTTGAATCTGAATGAAGGGGCTTTGAAGCGGGATATCGTACATGTGGTTCACCAGGATGCCTTCGAGTTTATGGAAGAATCACATCAATGGTATGATGTCATTATTGTTGACTTGCCTGATCCCAATAATGAAAGCTTAAATAAGCTTTACACGAAAGAATTCTACTCGTTGCTTCGGAATCATTTGTCGCCTAATGGAGCTATGATGGTTCAGTCTACAAGTCCTGTGTTTGCTACAAGTGTATATTGGACAATCTCTGAAACTATCGCATCTACAGGATTACATACTGAGAATTTTCATGTAGATATTCCGAGCTTTGGAAATTGGGGATTTGTTTTAGGGAGCCGGGAGAAGATAAATACTGACAAATTGCAAGTGAATGTACCCACTCGTTTTTTATCTGATGATATAATCCCTGCTCTAACGTTTTTCGGTAAAGATGAGGATGAAAAAATAATGAAAAATGGGGAACAAGTAAACTTAGAACCTAACACATTAATTCGTCCGCATTTAATCGAAAAATATGAACAGGCATGGAAAAACTACTAA
- the glcT gene encoding glucose PTS transporter transcription antiterminator GlcT has protein sequence MEGQVIIQKVLNNNVIIAEHPTYEEVVLIGKGIGFGYKKGDQFSLDKADKTFLLSNQQEKEQYVNLLPHIDETFIDFMNDILIHIEKRMGQELNEHIHVALTDHLAFAINRAQKNMQFSNPFLNEIESLYPKEYQIASEVVTMVYDEMGIQFPEGELGFIALHIHSAVTDKSLSEIHQHNHLITKLVTLIEEAFEMTIDKKSVNYHRLVQHLHRAIDRVYQEESIGKEDKLVEMLKHEYPVCYNLSWKLIKVMQKQLNKPVDESEAVYLTIHLQRLTHKS, from the coding sequence ATGGAAGGTCAAGTTATCATTCAGAAAGTGTTGAACAACAATGTAATCATAGCTGAACATCCGACATATGAAGAAGTTGTTTTGATTGGAAAAGGGATAGGGTTTGGTTATAAAAAAGGGGATCAATTTTCACTAGATAAGGCTGATAAAACCTTTCTTTTAAGCAATCAACAAGAAAAAGAACAGTATGTAAACCTTCTGCCGCATATTGATGAGACATTTATTGATTTTATGAATGATATTCTTATTCATATTGAGAAGCGTATGGGACAGGAATTAAATGAGCATATTCATGTGGCATTAACAGATCACTTAGCGTTCGCTATTAATCGAGCTCAGAAAAATATGCAGTTTTCGAACCCTTTTTTAAATGAAATCGAATCCCTGTATCCCAAAGAATATCAAATCGCTTCAGAAGTCGTTACGATGGTGTATGATGAGATGGGCATTCAATTTCCAGAAGGAGAATTAGGTTTTATTGCACTTCATATCCACAGTGCAGTAACAGATAAGTCCCTAAGTGAAATCCATCAACATAATCATTTGATTACAAAATTAGTTACGCTCATAGAGGAAGCGTTTGAGATGACGATTGATAAAAAAAGTGTGAACTATCACCGTCTCGTTCAGCATTTACACAGAGCTATTGATCGAGTTTATCAGGAAGAAAGTATTGGAAAAGAAGATAAGCTTGTTGAGATGTTGAAACATGAATATCCTGTGTGCTATAATCTTTCATGGAAATTGATTAAAGTAATGCAAAAACAGCTAAATAAGCCCGTAGATGAATCAGAAGCCGTTTATTTAACGATTCATTTACAGCGTCTAACCCATAAATCTTAA
- a CDS encoding metal-dependent hydrolase: protein MKVSFHGHSVVQIETNGKTILIDPFISGNGNCDLDASTVKADVILLTHGHNDHVGDTVDIAKRNNSFVVAPFELATYLGNKGLETHPMYIGGAREFDFGTVKFTQAFHGSSFTEDDGTIVYTGMPTGILFTAEGKTIYHAGDTGLFTDLKMIGERNNIDLAFLPIGDNFTMGPEDATVAAEWIQAKTVVPIHYNTFPLIEQDGEAFAKGLKNGVGKHMNVGDSLEL from the coding sequence GTGAAAGTATCATTTCATGGACACTCAGTTGTACAAATTGAAACAAACGGAAAAACGATCTTAATCGATCCATTCATTTCAGGCAACGGAAACTGTGACTTAGATGCAAGCACCGTTAAAGCAGATGTTATTCTCCTAACCCATGGACATAATGACCACGTTGGAGATACTGTTGATATTGCAAAACGAAACAACTCTTTTGTAGTAGCACCTTTTGAGCTTGCAACGTATTTAGGGAACAAGGGTCTTGAAACCCATCCTATGTACATTGGGGGTGCCCGTGAGTTTGATTTTGGTACAGTGAAGTTTACACAGGCTTTCCACGGTTCTAGCTTCACTGAAGATGACGGCACAATCGTTTATACGGGTATGCCAACAGGTATTCTATTTACTGCTGAAGGAAAAACAATTTACCATGCTGGAGATACTGGCTTGTTTACAGACTTGAAGATGATTGGGGAACGCAATAATATCGATCTTGCTTTCCTACCAATTGGAGATAACTTTACAATGGGACCTGAGGATGCAACTGTAGCAGCTGAATGGATCCAAGCTAAAACGGTTGTACCTATTCACTACAATACATTCCCATTAATCGAACAAGATGGCGAAGCTTTTGCAAAAGGTTTAAAAAATGGTGTCGGTAAACACATGAATGTTGGGGACTCTTTAGAATTATAG